The Agromyces marinus genome window below encodes:
- a CDS encoding inorganic phosphate transporter, protein MDLTLIVVLVIALALFFDFTNGFHDTANAMATPIATGALKPKMAVTLAAILNLIGAFLSTEVAKTISGGLIREGEDGVFITPELIFAGLIGAITWNMVTWLLGLPSSSSHALFGGLIGAALVGFGVQSIDGAVLMSKIILPALLAPVTAGLVAFAATKLAYAITRRYDGKPDGRDGFRYAQIFSSSLVALAHGTNDAQKTMGVITLTLIAAGMQTAGTGPESWVVVTCAIAIALGTYMGGWRIIKTLGTGLTDVKPAQGFAAETATAATILASSHLGFALSTTQVASGSVIGSGLGRRGSKVRWRTAGRIGIGWLLTLPAAGGVGALAAVVALMGPMGVIIDAIAAAAIIGGIFLWSRRDEVSHRNVLSEVADSGRAVRIKRNPKPKKKVSS, encoded by the coding sequence GTGGATCTCACCCTCATCGTCGTGCTGGTCATCGCGCTGGCGCTCTTCTTCGACTTCACGAACGGCTTCCACGACACGGCGAACGCGATGGCGACGCCCATCGCGACCGGCGCGCTCAAGCCCAAGATGGCCGTCACGCTCGCCGCGATCCTCAACCTGATCGGGGCCTTCCTGTCCACCGAGGTTGCGAAGACCATCTCGGGCGGCCTGATCCGGGAAGGCGAGGACGGCGTGTTCATCACGCCCGAGCTCATCTTCGCGGGTCTCATCGGAGCCATCACCTGGAACATGGTGACCTGGCTGCTCGGCCTGCCCTCGTCCTCGAGCCACGCGCTCTTCGGCGGGCTCATCGGAGCGGCCCTCGTCGGCTTCGGCGTCCAGTCGATCGACGGCGCGGTCCTGATGTCGAAGATCATCCTGCCCGCGCTGCTGGCCCCGGTGACGGCCGGGCTCGTCGCGTTCGCCGCGACCAAGCTCGCCTACGCGATCACGCGGCGATACGACGGCAAGCCCGACGGGCGCGACGGCTTCCGGTACGCGCAGATCTTCTCGAGTTCGCTGGTCGCGCTCGCCCACGGCACGAACGACGCGCAGAAGACGATGGGCGTGATCACGCTGACGCTCATCGCCGCGGGGATGCAGACGGCGGGCACGGGACCGGAGTCCTGGGTCGTCGTCACGTGCGCGATCGCGATCGCACTCGGCACCTACATGGGCGGATGGCGCATCATCAAGACCCTCGGCACGGGACTGACCGACGTCAAGCCCGCCCAGGGGTTCGCGGCCGAGACCGCCACGGCCGCCACGATCCTCGCCTCCAGCCACCTCGGGTTCGCGCTCTCGACCACGCAGGTGGCCTCCGGCTCCGTGATCGGCTCGGGTCTCGGCCGCCGCGGGTCGAAGGTGCGCTGGCGCACCGCGGGGCGCATCGGCATCGGCTGGCTGCTGACCCTGCCCGCTGCGGGCGGCGTCGGGGCATTGGCCGCGGTCGTCGCGCTGATGGGCCCGATGGGCGTCATCATCGACGCGATCGCCGCTGCGGCGATCATCGGCGGCATCTTCCTGTGGTCGCGGCGTGACGAGGTCTCGCACCGCAACGTGCTGAGCGAGGTCGCCGACTCGGGTCGCGCGGTCAGGATCAAGCGCAACCCGAAGCCGAAGAAGAAGGTGTCCTCGTGA
- a CDS encoding peptidase, translated as MIDWIAFVIVFVASLVGAAVVVSAYALGLRLLTVGGRTPVVAPADFTDAITTISPEEAKRAARRAEKAAKKSPLTDAQKRLAVVGAWACFALSGAAVLYGIYLIVPALSG; from the coding sequence GTGATCGACTGGATCGCGTTCGTGATCGTGTTCGTCGCCTCGCTCGTCGGCGCGGCCGTCGTCGTGAGCGCCTACGCGCTCGGCCTGCGACTGCTCACCGTCGGGGGGCGCACGCCGGTGGTCGCGCCCGCCGACTTCACCGACGCGATCACGACGATCTCGCCCGAGGAGGCGAAGCGGGCCGCCAGGCGCGCCGAGAAGGCCGCGAAGAAGAGCCCGCTGACCGACGCGCAGAAGCGTCTGGCCGTCGTCGGCGCGTGGGCCTGCTTCGCGCTCAGCGGCGCTGCGGTGCTGTACGGGATCTACCTCATCGTGCCCGCGCTCAGCGGCTGA
- a CDS encoding 6-phosphofructokinase, producing the protein MKIGILTSGGDCPGLNSVIRGAVLKGVISHDAEFVGFRWGWRGVVEGDIVPIVRHDVRGLSKQGGTILGSSRTNPFEGEHAGPDNIRRMLDEHDIDAIIAIGGEGTLTAARRLVDEGGLPVIGVPKTIDNDLAATDYSFGFDTAVEIATEAIDRLRTTADSHERCMVLEVMGRHVGWIALHSGMAGGAHAILIPEQPMSIEEICEYVESVRDRGRAPLVVVAEGFKLDTMDEAHSHLGLDAFDRPRLGGIAEKLAPMIEARTGIESRHTVLGHIQRGGAPSAYDRVLATRLGMAAVDAAVDRAWGSMVTLRGTDIERVTIAEATGGLNRVPQARYDEAKILFG; encoded by the coding sequence ATGAAGATCGGCATTCTGACCAGCGGCGGCGACTGCCCCGGACTGAACTCCGTCATCCGAGGCGCGGTGCTCAAGGGCGTCATCTCGCACGACGCCGAGTTCGTCGGGTTCCGCTGGGGCTGGCGGGGCGTCGTCGAGGGCGACATCGTGCCGATCGTCCGCCACGACGTCCGCGGCCTGTCGAAGCAGGGCGGCACGATCCTCGGTTCGAGCCGCACCAACCCGTTCGAGGGCGAGCACGCCGGTCCCGACAACATCCGTCGGATGCTCGACGAGCACGACATCGACGCGATCATCGCGATCGGCGGCGAGGGCACGCTCACCGCGGCGCGCCGGCTCGTCGACGAGGGCGGCCTGCCCGTGATCGGCGTGCCGAAGACGATCGACAACGACCTCGCCGCGACCGACTACTCGTTCGGATTCGACACGGCCGTCGAGATCGCGACCGAGGCGATCGACCGGCTCCGCACCACGGCGGACTCGCACGAGCGGTGCATGGTGCTCGAGGTCATGGGTCGGCACGTGGGCTGGATCGCCCTGCACTCCGGCATGGCCGGCGGCGCGCACGCCATCCTGATCCCCGAGCAGCCGATGAGCATCGAGGAGATCTGCGAGTACGTCGAGTCGGTGCGCGACCGCGGCCGTGCCCCGCTCGTGGTCGTCGCCGAGGGCTTCAAGCTCGACACCATGGACGAGGCGCACTCGCACCTCGGCCTCGACGCGTTCGACCGGCCGCGCCTCGGCGGCATCGCCGAGAAGCTCGCGCCCATGATCGAGGCGCGCACGGGCATCGAGTCGCGCCACACGGTCCTCGGCCACATCCAGCGCGGCGGTGCGCCCTCGGCGTACGACCGCGTGCTCGCGACGCGCCTCGGCATGGCGGCGGTCGACGCGGCCGTCGACCGGGCGTGGGGCAGCATGGTCACGCTGCGCGGCACCGACATCGAGCGCGTCACGATCGCCGAGGCGACGGGCGGCCTGAACCGCGTTCCGCAGGCGCGCTACGACGAGGCGAAGATCCTGTTCGGCTGA
- a CDS encoding DEAD/DEAH box helicase, translating into MAQSRQQTQSRQRQRTRSRDDDAPIIPILARKVREVEQKAQKNKLGPTNRTKFQVIALLMREERARVKGDTEIGDAARAELLKRLDGIAQILAKTAARDTSLITLLEPDASISTVAQRFRRDWLLESGADLSEDELIIVREPEARPVVLSENQVIPRSVRSRQLANPFLAPDFAASAQPAVPVRRLANWELLGPLFKSFESGSGGQAASMELPAAPKADRLSPRGLELMPHQARFIESARQGHRRFLLADEPGLGKTAQSVLAASVSGAYPLLAVVPNVVKMNWAREVERWTPHRRATVIHGDGDTVDAFADVVVVNYDVLDRHLAWLSTLGFRGMVVDEAHFIKNLQSQRSRNVLALAERIRANTPGGDPLLLALTGTPLINDVDDFRAIWQFLGWIDGDRPSPELLGRLEETGLTPADPGFYPEARQSVIDLGIVRRRKKDVAADLPDKRIADLPVELDDELGRSIRAAERELGNRLATRFRSLVESRRLRVGDLDELERDQFIRAVALSELEESKSSKSGENVFTMVRRIGQAKAGLAADYAAQLARSAGKVVFFAKHIDVMDQAEASFAARELRSVSIRGDQSAIARQQAIDAFNTDPEVSVAVCSLTAAGVGVNLQSASNVVLAELSWTAAEQTQAIDRVHRIGQDEPVTAWRIIAAHTVDARIAELIDQKQGLALRALDGSDVEPGSADSVQLDALQHLLRQALDGAL; encoded by the coding sequence TTGGCGCAGAGCAGGCAGCAGACGCAGTCGAGGCAGCGGCAGCGAACGCGCTCGCGCGACGACGACGCGCCCATCATCCCGATCCTCGCGCGCAAGGTGCGCGAGGTCGAGCAGAAGGCGCAGAAGAACAAGCTGGGCCCGACCAACCGGACGAAGTTCCAGGTCATCGCACTGCTCATGCGCGAGGAGCGCGCGCGCGTCAAGGGCGACACCGAGATCGGCGACGCCGCCCGCGCGGAGCTGCTCAAGCGACTCGACGGCATCGCGCAGATCCTCGCGAAGACCGCCGCACGCGACACGAGCCTGATCACCCTGCTCGAACCGGATGCCTCGATCTCGACGGTCGCGCAGCGATTCCGCCGCGACTGGCTGCTCGAGTCCGGCGCCGACCTCAGCGAGGACGAACTGATCATCGTGCGCGAGCCCGAGGCGCGCCCGGTGGTGCTCTCCGAGAACCAGGTGATCCCGCGGTCGGTGCGTTCGCGGCAACTCGCGAACCCGTTCCTCGCGCCCGACTTCGCCGCCTCCGCGCAGCCCGCAGTCCCCGTTCGGCGCCTCGCGAACTGGGAACTGCTCGGACCGCTGTTCAAGTCGTTCGAATCCGGCTCCGGCGGCCAGGCCGCGTCGATGGAGCTCCCCGCGGCGCCGAAGGCCGATCGGCTCTCGCCCCGCGGGCTCGAGCTCATGCCCCACCAGGCCCGATTCATCGAATCGGCCAGGCAGGGCCATCGGCGGTTCCTCCTCGCCGACGAGCCGGGACTCGGCAAGACCGCGCAGTCGGTGCTCGCGGCATCCGTCTCAGGCGCCTATCCGCTGCTCGCGGTCGTTCCGAACGTGGTCAAGATGAACTGGGCCCGCGAGGTCGAGCGCTGGACCCCGCACCGCCGCGCGACCGTCATCCACGGCGACGGCGACACCGTCGACGCCTTCGCCGACGTCGTCGTCGTCAACTACGACGTCCTCGACCGGCACCTGGCCTGGCTGTCGACGCTCGGGTTCCGCGGGATGGTGGTCGACGAGGCGCACTTCATCAAGAACCTGCAGTCGCAGCGGTCGCGCAACGTGCTCGCGCTCGCCGAGCGCATCCGGGCGAACACGCCCGGCGGCGACCCGCTGCTGCTCGCGCTGACGGGCACCCCGCTCATCAACGACGTCGACGACTTCCGAGCCATCTGGCAGTTCCTCGGCTGGATCGACGGCGACCGGCCCTCCCCGGAACTTCTGGGCAGGCTCGAGGAGACTGGGCTCACCCCAGCCGACCCCGGGTTCTACCCCGAGGCCAGGCAGTCGGTCATCGACCTCGGCATCGTCCGACGCCGCAAGAAGGACGTCGCGGCCGACCTGCCCGACAAGCGCATCGCCGATCTCCCCGTGGAGCTCGACGACGAACTCGGCCGGTCGATCCGCGCGGCCGAGCGAGAGCTCGGCAACCGGCTCGCGACGCGCTTCCGATCCCTCGTGGAGTCGCGCAGGCTCCGAGTGGGCGACCTCGACGAGCTCGAGCGCGACCAGTTCATCCGCGCCGTCGCGCTGTCCGAGCTCGAGGAGTCGAAGTCCTCGAAGTCCGGCGAGAACGTCTTCACGATGGTTCGGCGCATCGGCCAGGCGAAGGCGGGCCTCGCGGCCGATTACGCGGCCCAGCTGGCCCGATCGGCCGGCAAGGTCGTGTTCTTCGCCAAGCACATCGACGTCATGGACCAGGCTGAGGCCTCCTTCGCGGCGCGCGAGCTGCGGTCGGTGTCGATCCGTGGCGACCAGAGCGCGATCGCCCGCCAGCAGGCGATCGATGCGTTCAACACCGACCCCGAGGTCTCGGTCGCGGTGTGCTCGCTCACCGCCGCCGGCGTCGGCGTGAACCTGCAGTCCGCCTCGAACGTCGTGCTCGCCGAGCTCAGCTGGACCGCGGCCGAGCAGACCCAGGCGATCGACCGCGTGCACCGCATCGGCCAGGACGAGCCGGTGACGGCGTGGCGCATCATCGCCGCGCACACCGTCGACGCCCGCATCGCCGAGCTCATCGACCAGAAGCAGGGCCTCGCGCTGCGAGCCCTCGACGGCAGCGACGTCGAACCCGGTTCGGCCGACTCGGTGCAGCTCGACGCCCTCCAGCACCTGCTGCGGCAGGCGCTCGACGGCGCGCTGTAG
- a CDS encoding 8-oxo-dGTP diphosphatase, protein MATSAGGAGERMPLPEVCVCYVLREWEGRTEVLLGRKKHGLGKGYFVGLGGKLEPGETAVEAAVREVHEESGLVVASADLDARGRLRYLFPYRTAWSQVSNVFVVREFAGAPAPSDELDPEWFPLDAVPLAHMWDDAKHWLPGVLAGGRVERTYVFGEDLATVVEARDHVA, encoded by the coding sequence ATGGCGACCTCCGCGGGCGGGGCCGGTGAGCGGATGCCGCTTCCGGAGGTCTGCGTCTGCTACGTGCTCCGCGAATGGGAGGGGCGCACCGAGGTGCTGCTGGGGCGGAAGAAGCACGGCCTCGGGAAGGGGTACTTCGTCGGGCTCGGCGGCAAGCTCGAACCGGGGGAGACCGCCGTCGAGGCGGCGGTGCGCGAGGTGCACGAGGAATCCGGCCTCGTCGTGGCATCCGCCGACCTCGACGCGCGCGGCCGCCTGCGGTACCTGTTCCCGTACCGGACGGCGTGGAGCCAGGTCTCGAACGTGTTCGTCGTGCGCGAGTTCGCCGGCGCGCCGGCGCCGTCGGACGAGCTGGATCCGGAGTGGTTCCCACTCGATGCGGTTCCGCTCGCGCACATGTGGGACGACGCGAAGCACTGGCTGCCGGGCGTGCTCGCTGGCGGTCGGGTGGAGCGCACGTACGTGTTCGGCGAGGACCTCGCGACCGTGGTGGAGGCCCGGGATCACGTCGCGTAG
- a CDS encoding DUF2207 domain-containing protein, with translation MRRVLLSSMIVLLAFGAGAPVAAAAPADAVPAAAPIAGAPVAAVRADVDDFTFASLDAVYELGRDDGGRSTLRTTETLVAVFPEFDQNRGIRRAIPRWYDGHPTDIRVVSVHDDTGAERGFETERSEDDEFELVTIAADDFVHGEQTYVITYDQRNVTFDPDDLDVQEFYWDVNGTGWAQPFGRVRAEVRLEPDLAAAFTGDAACYRGFEGSNTPCERLDVTPGGDPVAVARAEALGPHQNLTIALAFAPGTFEPRDERFTSSPVAMASLFGAVAAVLLAIAAAVMRLTRWRDHPGRGIVVAEYEPPADLTLMEAADLVGAAPKGVTATLLAEAVCRRVRVVESRPKRYAVVLEAPVDGADRDAVRVLRALFGAGAAPGARRDLRTRDTAVGTRLASLRRSVHARVEREGLRRKPDRGFRAVFAVLGLAAGLSAVVFGFGALDARMGGAWPWLTILTGVIAAAATLGVVAVVRPLTERGRAGRDHLDGLREFIRLAEADRIRVLQSPSGAERRPFAGEDPEQVLRLNERLLPYAVLFGLEREWSRVLAALYAEQGREPDWYSGRTAFNAAVFAVGVSSFASASSASWSGSSSSSSSGGSGGGGSSGGGGGGGGGGGV, from the coding sequence ATGCGCCGCGTCCTCCTGAGCTCGATGATCGTGCTGCTCGCGTTCGGCGCCGGGGCACCCGTGGCGGCGGCGGCGCCGGCGGACGCGGTGCCCGCGGCGGCGCCGATCGCCGGGGCGCCGGTCGCCGCGGTGCGGGCCGATGTCGACGACTTCACGTTCGCGAGCCTCGACGCGGTGTACGAACTCGGCAGGGACGACGGCGGACGCTCGACGCTGCGCACGACGGAGACGCTCGTGGCCGTCTTCCCCGAGTTCGACCAGAACCGCGGCATCCGCCGCGCGATCCCGCGCTGGTACGACGGCCACCCCACCGACATCCGGGTCGTCTCCGTCCACGACGACACGGGGGCCGAGCGCGGCTTCGAGACCGAGCGCAGCGAGGACGACGAATTCGAACTGGTCACGATCGCGGCCGACGACTTCGTGCACGGCGAGCAGACCTACGTGATCACCTACGACCAGCGGAACGTGACCTTCGACCCCGACGACCTCGACGTCCAGGAGTTCTACTGGGACGTCAACGGCACGGGGTGGGCGCAGCCGTTCGGCAGGGTCCGGGCCGAGGTCCGGCTCGAACCCGACCTCGCCGCGGCGTTCACCGGGGATGCCGCCTGCTACCGCGGCTTCGAGGGCTCGAACACGCCGTGCGAACGCCTGGACGTGACCCCCGGCGGCGATCCCGTCGCGGTCGCCCGCGCCGAGGCCCTCGGCCCGCACCAGAACCTCACGATCGCGCTCGCCTTCGCACCGGGGACCTTCGAGCCCCGCGACGAGCGGTTCACCTCGTCGCCGGTCGCGATGGCGTCGCTGTTCGGGGCGGTGGCCGCGGTGCTCCTCGCGATCGCCGCGGCCGTGATGCGGCTGACCCGCTGGCGGGACCACCCCGGGCGCGGCATCGTCGTGGCCGAGTACGAACCGCCCGCCGACCTGACGCTCATGGAGGCCGCCGACCTCGTCGGCGCCGCGCCCAAGGGCGTCACGGCGACGCTCCTGGCCGAGGCGGTGTGCCGCCGCGTGCGGGTGGTCGAGAGCCGCCCGAAGCGCTACGCGGTCGTGCTCGAGGCACCGGTCGACGGGGCCGATCGCGACGCCGTGCGCGTCCTGCGGGCGCTGTTCGGCGCCGGTGCCGCGCCGGGGGCGCGCAGGGACCTGCGTACGCGCGACACCGCGGTGGGCACGCGGTTGGCGAGCCTGCGCCGCTCGGTGCACGCGCGTGTGGAGCGCGAGGGGCTGCGCCGCAAGCCCGACCGCGGGTTCCGCGCGGTGTTCGCCGTGCTCGGGCTCGCGGCCGGGCTGTCGGCCGTCGTGTTCGGCTTCGGCGCGCTGGATGCGCGCATGGGCGGCGCATGGCCGTGGCTGACGATCCTCACCGGGGTGATCGCGGCGGCCGCGACGCTCGGCGTGGTCGCGGTCGTGCGTCCCCTCACCGAACGGGGTCGGGCCGGGCGCGACCACCTCGACGGGCTGCGCGAGTTCATCCGCCTCGCCGAGGCCGACCGGATCCGGGTCCTGCAGTCGCCGAGCGGTGCGGAGCGGCGCCCGTTCGCGGGCGAGGACCCAGAGCAGGTGCTCCGCCTGAACGAGCGACTGCTGCCGTACGCGGTGCTGTTCGGGCTCGAACGCGAATGGAGCCGGGTGCTCGCGGCCCTCTACGCCGAGCAGGGTCGCGAGCCGGACTGGTATTCGGGGCGCACCGCCTTCAACGCCGCGGTCTTCGCGGTCGGCGTCAGCTCGTTCGCGAGCGCCTCGAGTGCGAGCTGGTCGGGGTCGTCGTCGAGCTCGTCCTCTGGCGGGTCCGGCGGCGGCGGCTCGTCGGGCGGCGGCGGCGGGGGAGGAGGAGGCGGCGGCGTCTGA
- a CDS encoding ZIP family metal transporter translates to MPEWMLAALAGLAAGGALLAGAIIAWFVRIPRKAVAATMAFGAGVLVSALAFDLVLEAEEVGGFWPTVVGFAVGAVVYVVADGLLDRTGHRNRRGSDAGPGSGTGIAVGALIDGIPESAVLGVGMHGGAGVSVPVLVAIIISNVPEGLSSTADLKASGRSALQVMLLWGGIALACALAALGGYALLADAGGQVAAVVTALAAGAILAMICDTMIPEAFATERRLTGLLATFGFLLSFALHRAA, encoded by the coding sequence ATGCCCGAGTGGATGCTCGCCGCGCTCGCGGGGCTCGCCGCGGGCGGGGCGCTGCTCGCGGGTGCGATCATCGCGTGGTTCGTGCGCATTCCGCGGAAGGCGGTCGCCGCGACCATGGCGTTCGGCGCCGGCGTGCTCGTCTCGGCGCTCGCGTTCGACCTCGTCCTCGAGGCGGAGGAGGTCGGCGGGTTCTGGCCGACGGTCGTCGGGTTCGCCGTCGGCGCCGTCGTCTACGTCGTCGCCGACGGACTGCTCGACCGCACCGGGCACCGGAACCGTCGCGGCAGCGACGCCGGTCCGGGCTCGGGCACGGGCATCGCGGTCGGTGCGCTCATCGACGGCATCCCGGAGAGCGCCGTGCTCGGCGTCGGCATGCACGGCGGTGCCGGCGTGAGCGTGCCCGTGCTGGTCGCGATCATCATCTCCAATGTCCCGGAGGGGCTGAGCTCGACCGCCGACCTCAAGGCCTCGGGGCGCAGCGCCCTTCAGGTCATGCTGCTGTGGGGCGGGATCGCGCTCGCGTGCGCGCTCGCGGCGCTCGGCGGCTACGCGCTGCTCGCCGACGCGGGCGGTCAGGTCGCCGCGGTCGTCACGGCGCTCGCCGCCGGCGCCATCCTGGCGATGATCTGCGACACGATGATCCCCGAGGCGTTCGCGACGGAGCGGCGACTCACCGGGCTGCTCGCGACGTTCGGGTTCCTGCTGAGCTTCGCGCTGCACCGGGCGGCCTGA